The genomic window ACTTTGCATCACTACAAGGAAATATACGTAGTATTCCAGAATTTTCTAATGATGCCATCATTGAAGTATTACAAGACACTGTAGATGAACTAAATAAAAATCAGCCATACAAGTTAAAACTAACTATTGATTACAATAAACTATCTGTTAAAACAAACAAACAGTCTGAATTAATTAAGGCAATTCAACAACAATTTGATGAACCATTACCACTTATTGGGATTGGTGCGACGACTGATACGGCAGAATTTATTAAATCGTCTAATCCGTTTGATTTTGTTGTCTTTGGCCCTGGTGAATCAACATTACCACACCAAGTCAATGAGTATGTTGACATAGATAATTATTTAGATATGATTGATAAATACAAACAAATTATGTTAACTTATTTAAATTAAAAAGGACGTTATTTATGGAAGACATTCGAGTCGTTATAGGAGATAGTAAGTTTGATGTGAGAGCGTGTGGCGTTTTAAGTCAAGACAATCATATTTTATCAAGTGTTGAATCTGATGGTAGTCAGACGTTACCTGGTGGGGCAGTTAAAATAGGTGAAACATCTAAAGAGGCTGTTGTACGAGAATTTTTAGAAGAGACTAATATAAGGGTTAGAGTAGGAAATCTTTTAGCGGTAGTTGAAAATATGTTCACTTATAAGGACAAACCATATCAACAAGTTATCTTTGTCTATGAGGTTTTTCCAATCGAAGAGATAAGTGATATAAAAGGAGATATTGAAGTTAAGTGGACACCTAAAGAAAGATTGAATGCATTAAAACCTAGCTCATTAAATGATATTATCCAACAACTAGGTACGACTATTAGACATGTGATTAATAAAGAAGATTAAAATAGCTACTCAAGTATCCATGAATACTTGAGTAGCTATTTTTTTATTTGTGTTCGCGGATTAAACGTTTTTCAGCTTTTTCTTCTTTTTTCTCCGCTACTTTTTCACGATTTTTATCGATATCAGCTTCGAAGATGTCTTTCGCTTTTTCTTGTTCAAATGAACGGCGATTTTGTTTGGCTCCATCTCGTTCTGTTCTCATGGTTTTACCTTCTTTCATCATGTTAAATTGATGGCATTTATTCAATGCTTATAAGGTAATCTTACACGTAGTTATCGAAAAAATAATGAATTAACTGTGCTGTTTTCTTTATTAAGAAGCGAAGACAACGTTATTGTCTAAATGAATAGCATGATACGTGATGTCTGTTAGGGAAGTATCTAATTCTTTCGCTGTGATAGCAAGACCTTCACCTGTTTGAGTATAGGCGATTTGTTTAGTGACATCATAACCAGACCAGTAGCGTGTATAATCTGTGATGCTCATTTCAGCTTTTTTGTGTTCTAAACCTCGAGGCACGATGATTGGTCTAAAAACACTGTATAGTCTATTGATTCCTTTATTTGTATCAAAATCATCTAACATATTTTTTAGATAGAAACTTCTGATAAAACGAGAAGGAGAAGTATAATCTCCGGGTAAACCAAATAATCCGTAACCTGTACCATGTTCAATTGGTTCCACATCAACTTTATTTTTCATCACACGATGAGTGGGATGATCAATATCGCTTAAATTAATGTAATGTCTGATATTTGTAGTGTGGTAGTTATATTCTGGGCTATTCGTCATCACATCAACATAGTCGTATAGTTTAAATCCGCCATCTAATACAGGCTCTAAAACGATACCTTCTCCAGTTGTATCAACGAATGTGTAGTGTAGAGGGAAATGAAGATTTTGACCTTTATAAACAAAAGGCTCATCGGCTAAAACAAATTCTTTATAATGTTCTTTAATTTCAGCTACAGTTTTAAAGTTTGATAAAATATATAAGACAAATTCTTCTGTTAGTAGTGGTTGTTTGCCATCATCAATAATGTCTTGAGTGTTTTTTGTCGTTGCTTCAACTAGAACTTGCATATCACCAACTAAGCCATGTTCATTCATACCATCATACATGACCGTTGTATACTTTGTCATAACACCTAAGACTGTGTATTTACTGGTCCAAGGAGAAACTTGGCTAGCTATATTGATGTGTTTTGGAACAGTTGCTAGTGTAATATCTAAATCTAATCCAGGATCTTCACCAAACATTGAAATATCTAAATCCATTGTGCGACCGAAAAAAATATCGCCATTTTTAGCAGTTAACGTGATATTTGTACACATTTAAAAAACCTCCTTTTTATGATTAGATATATAGTAAAGCTTTTATTGAAATAATACAAATGATAGCTCTTTTTTAATTGTTCATTTAAAGAAATAATAATATTTTTTTGTCTTTAAACTTACGTTTTTGTTAGGTTAAAGAGAGTCGTTTTAGTTATTTTAATCTAAAATACATGTTATTATTCATGTATAAATCTTTTTAGATTATATTGTTAATTAATTTGTTTATGAGGTGATAATATGGTAAAAAAAATTATTTTAGTAGTAGCTGTAATATTGGTCGTCGTTTGTGGGTATAAAGGATATGAGTACTATAATATGACCTATAAAGGTGATATTGCCTATGCTAAAGTACCTGAAGTTGTTCCTACAGAGCAAGAGACAAAAGATGATACAGGAAAAGTCATTACTGGTAGTAAAACGTATCAATACGATTTTGATTTTGTAAAAGAAGATGGGACAATACAAAAAATGGATTATGAATTGAGTGGTGATAATGTGATCCCATTAAAACCAGGTTCATATATAAAAGCATCGATTAGTCAAAAAAGGGTAATTAGTGGACCAAATGATGTGTCAAAAAGTGATATTCCAAAGAATGTATTAGAAAAACTAGATAAATAAAAATAAGCTAGATTGAGTTGGCTCAATCTAGCTTATTTTTTATCCTTCTAAAATACGTTGTAAAAATTCTTTTGTACGAGCTTGTTCTGGATGTTGGAAAATTTTTTCCGGAGCACCTTCTTCAGCAACAACTCCTTGATCCATAAAAATGACACGATCAGATACTTCTTCGGCAAAAGCCATCTCATGCGTTACGATAATCATGGTTAATCCAGTCCCAGTTAACTCACGCATGATTTTTAATACTTCACCGACCATTTCAGGGTCAAGTGCTGAGGTTGGCTCATCGAATAGCATCACCTCAGGATCCATAGAGATGGCGCGAGCAATTGCGACACGTTGTTTTTGTCCACCAGATAATTGGCTAGGTTTAGCATGAGCAAAATCTTTCATCCCGACTTTATCTAAATTTTCAATCGCGATACGTTCTGCTTCTTCTCGTGAGCGTTTTAATACTTTTACTTGTCCAACAATGCAGTTATTTAAGACATCGTGATTTTCAAATAGATTGAACTGTTGAAATACCATTCCAACATGAGCACGATATTTTGGTAAGTTATAACCAGGAGCAAGGATATTGTCACCTTTGAAA from Vagococcus martis includes these protein-coding regions:
- a CDS encoding NUDIX hydrolase; its protein translation is MEDIRVVIGDSKFDVRACGVLSQDNHILSSVESDGSQTLPGGAVKIGETSKEAVVREFLEETNIRVRVGNLLAVVENMFTYKDKPYQQVIFVYEVFPIEEISDIKGDIEVKWTPKERLNALKPSSLNDIIQQLGTTIRHVINKED
- a CDS encoding linear amide C-N hydrolase, producing MCTNITLTAKNGDIFFGRTMDLDISMFGEDPGLDLDITLATVPKHINIASQVSPWTSKYTVLGVMTKYTTVMYDGMNEHGLVGDMQVLVEATTKNTQDIIDDGKQPLLTEEFVLYILSNFKTVAEIKEHYKEFVLADEPFVYKGQNLHFPLHYTFVDTTGEGIVLEPVLDGGFKLYDYVDVMTNSPEYNYHTTNIRHYINLSDIDHPTHRVMKNKVDVEPIEHGTGYGLFGLPGDYTSPSRFIRSFYLKNMLDDFDTNKGINRLYSVFRPIIVPRGLEHKKAEMSITDYTRYWSGYDVTKQIAYTQTGEGLAITAKELDTSLTDITYHAIHLDNNVVFAS
- a CDS encoding YxeA family protein, whose protein sequence is MVKKIILVVAVILVVVCGYKGYEYYNMTYKGDIAYAKVPEVVPTEQETKDDTGKVITGSKTYQYDFDFVKEDGTIQKMDYELSGDNVIPLKPGSYIKASISQKRVISGPNDVSKSDIPKNVLEKLDK
- a CDS encoding amino acid ABC transporter ATP-binding protein, whose translation is MTDLIQINHLQKQYGNHEVLKDINLSVKDGEVVTIIGPSGSGKSTLLRCINLLEEPTGGELLFKGDNILAPGYNLPKYRAHVGMVFQQFNLFENHDVLNNCIVGQVKVLKRSREEAERIAIENLDKVGMKDFAHAKPSQLSGGQKQRVAIARAISMDPEVMLFDEPTSALDPEMVGEVLKIMRELTGTGLTMIIVTHEMAFAEEVSDRVIFMDQGVVAEEGAPEKIFQHPEQARTKEFLQRILEG